Proteins from a genomic interval of Spiroplasma endosymbiont of Lonchoptera lutea:
- a CDS encoding ribosome-inactivating family protein, whose translation MVALNFTIWHLKEKLNILKENKLLFNEEKVKEYLQQKNEIISLKEKEKNNKKLNYNNELNYLNKKISNLCGKSLKTDEIKIKSINKKIVEKYNCQKINLFYTGAYSKQGLNAINQNIIISQSNLNNAISNLSKVNNDNRQNQTTKNDLVQMIFITSESMRFGSYLKFFNYEKNGKLILQMMIKFIEKIILNNY comes from the coding sequence TTAGTTGCACTTAACTTTACAATTTGGCATTTAAAAGAAAAATTAAATATTTTAAAAGAAAATAAACTTTTATTTAATGAAGAAAAAGTAAAAGAATATTTACAACAAAAAAATGAAATTATCTCACTTAAAGAAAAAGAAAAAAATAATAAAAAATTAAATTATAATAATGAACTAAATTATTTAAATAAAAAAATTAGTAATTTATGTGGTAAAAGTTTAAAAACCGATGAAATAAAAATAAAATCAATAAATAAAAAAATAGTAGAAAAATATAATTGTCAAAAAATTAATTTATTTTATACAGGAGCATACTCAAAACAAGGTTTAAATGCTATTAATCAAAATATTATTATTTCTCAAAGTAATTTAAATAATGCAATTTCAAATTTATCAAAAGTTAATAATGATAACAGACAAAATCAAACCACAAAAAATGATTTAGTACAAATGATTTTTATAACTAGTGAGTCTATGCGTTTTGGTTCTTATCTTAAATTTTTTAATTATGAAAAAAATGGTAAATTAATTCTACAAATGATGATAAAATTCATTGAAAAGATTATTCTGAACAATTATTAA